From a region of the Streptomyces caniferus genome:
- the bldD gene encoding transcriptional regulator BldD translates to MSSEYAKQLGAKLRAIRTQQGLSLHGVEEKSQGRWKAVVVGSYERGDRAVTVQRLAELADFYGVPVQELLPGTTPGGAAEPPPKLVLDLERLAHVPQEKAGPLQRYAATIQSQRGDYNGKVLSIRQDDLRTLAVIYDQSPSVLTEQLISWGVLDAEARRAVQHDEL, encoded by the coding sequence ATGTCCAGCGAATACGCCAAACAGCTCGGGGCCAAGCTCCGCGCCATCCGCACCCAGCAGGGCCTTTCTCTCCACGGCGTCGAGGAGAAGTCCCAGGGCCGCTGGAAGGCCGTGGTGGTGGGTTCGTACGAGCGCGGCGACCGCGCCGTGACCGTGCAGCGCCTTGCCGAACTGGCGGACTTCTACGGCGTTCCGGTGCAGGAACTCCTGCCGGGCACGACACCGGGCGGAGCGGCCGAGCCGCCGCCGAAGCTGGTGCTCGACCTGGAGCGCCTGGCCCATGTCCCGCAGGAGAAGGCCGGCCCGCTGCAGCGCTACGCCGCCACCATCCAGAGCCAGCGCGGTGACTACAACGGCAAGGTCCTCTCGATCCGCCAGGACGACCTGCGCACCCTCGCGGTCATCTACGACCAGTCGCCCTCGGTGCTGACCGAGCAGCTGATCAGCTGGGGCGTGCTCGACGCCGAAGCCCGCCGCGCCGTGCAGCACGACGAGCTCTGA
- the nusB gene encoding transcription antitermination factor NusB, translating into MAARTKARKRAFQILFEADQRGADVQSVLADWMRHARTDPRQPPVNEYTLQLVEGYADHVARIDELISTYAVDWDLDRMPAADRSILRLGAYELLWVDDTPDAVAIDEAVQLAREFSTDDSPAFVNGLLGRFKELKPSLRREAQ; encoded by the coding sequence GTGGCTGCCCGCACCAAGGCCCGTAAGCGCGCCTTCCAGATACTCTTCGAGGCCGACCAGCGCGGTGCCGATGTGCAGTCCGTGCTCGCGGACTGGATGCGGCACGCCCGGACCGACCCCCGACAGCCGCCGGTGAACGAATACACCCTGCAGTTGGTCGAGGGGTACGCGGACCATGTCGCCCGGATCGACGAACTGATCTCCACCTATGCGGTCGACTGGGACCTGGACCGGATGCCCGCGGCCGACCGCAGCATCCTGCGACTCGGCGCCTACGAGCTGCTCTGGGTGGACGACACCCCGGACGCCGTGGCGATCGACGAAGCCGTGCAGCTCGCCAGGGAGTTCTCGACGGACGATTCCCCGGCCTTCGTGAACGGCCTCCTCGGCCGGTTCAAGGAGCTGAAGCCGAGTCTGCGTCGCGAGGCGCAGTAG
- the efp gene encoding elongation factor P, producing MASTNDLKNGLVLKLEGGQLWSVVEFQHVKPGKGPAFVRTKLKNVLSGKVVDKTFNAGVKVETATVDKRGMQFSYMDGEYFVFMDMDTYDQLMVDRKAVGDAANFLLEGFEAVVAQHEGEVLYVELPAAVELVIQHTEPGVQGDRSTGGSKPATLETGYEIQVPLFITTGEKIKVDTRTGDYLGRVNS from the coding sequence GTGGCTTCCACGAACGACCTCAAGAACGGCCTGGTGCTCAAGCTCGAAGGGGGCCAGCTCTGGTCCGTCGTCGAGTTTCAGCACGTCAAGCCCGGTAAGGGCCCGGCCTTCGTCCGCACCAAGCTGAAGAACGTGCTCTCCGGCAAGGTGGTGGACAAGACCTTCAACGCCGGTGTGAAGGTCGAGACGGCCACTGTCGACAAGCGTGGGATGCAGTTCTCGTACATGGACGGCGAGTACTTCGTCTTCATGGACATGGACACCTACGACCAGCTGATGGTCGACCGCAAGGCCGTCGGTGACGCCGCGAACTTCCTCCTCGAGGGCTTCGAGGCCGTCGTGGCGCAGCACGAGGGCGAGGTGCTCTACGTCGAGCTGCCGGCCGCCGTCGAGCTCGTCATCCAGCACACCGAGCCCGGTGTGCAGGGCGACCGCTCCACCGGTGGCTCCAAGCCCGCCACCCTGGAGACCGGCTACGAGATCCAGGTCCCGCTCTTCATCACCACGGGCGAGAAGATCAAGGTCGACACCCGCACGGGCGACTACCTCGGCCGGGTGAACAGCTAA
- a CDS encoding aminopeptidase P family protein, with product MSELYAARRTRLRDRCAATGSAAALISRPANVRYLTGCAPPGAALLLGPADDVLLCGRPLSGDPAEGRPADDVRVSVLPTRGGDPVVAGADLASTAGADTLAVEEHHLTVTRHRALSQVAPRLRLTDLACAVEGQRLVKDDDEIACLRIAAEIADQALGELLESILVGRTERHLALELERRLVDHGADGPAFPTSVATGPNAGRPGHLPTDRRVEEGDFLSVCLGANYRGYRCEIGRTFVIGTTPSDWQIELYDLVFAAQRAGREALAPGVECREVDRVTRHVLDAAGYGERLGAWTGHGVGLEIDEDPQLSPAAMGKLDACVPVTVEPGVHIPGRGGVRIDDTLVVRPEADGGPELLTITTKELLAL from the coding sequence ATGTCCGAGTTGTACGCGGCCCGACGCACGCGGCTGCGCGACCGCTGCGCGGCAACCGGAAGCGCCGCCGCCCTGATCTCGCGCCCCGCGAACGTCCGCTACCTCACCGGTTGTGCGCCGCCCGGCGCCGCGCTGCTGCTGGGCCCGGCCGACGATGTGCTGCTGTGCGGCAGACCGCTGAGCGGCGATCCCGCCGAAGGGCGGCCGGCCGACGACGTACGGGTGTCGGTGCTGCCGACCCGCGGCGGCGACCCGGTGGTGGCCGGCGCCGACCTGGCCTCGACGGCCGGCGCGGACACCCTGGCCGTCGAGGAGCACCACCTCACCGTCACCCGGCACCGCGCGCTCTCCCAGGTCGCGCCCCGGCTGCGGCTGACCGACCTGGCCTGCGCGGTCGAGGGGCAGCGGCTGGTGAAGGACGACGACGAGATCGCCTGTCTGCGGATCGCCGCCGAGATCGCCGACCAGGCCCTGGGGGAGCTCCTCGAATCGATCCTGGTCGGCCGCACCGAGCGGCATCTGGCCCTGGAACTGGAGCGCCGGCTGGTGGACCACGGCGCGGACGGCCCGGCCTTCCCCACGTCCGTCGCGACCGGCCCGAACGCCGGCCGTCCCGGACATCTGCCCACCGACCGGAGGGTGGAGGAGGGCGACTTCCTGAGTGTCTGCCTGGGCGCGAATTACCGCGGCTACCGCTGCGAGATCGGCCGGACCTTCGTCATCGGCACCACTCCCTCGGACTGGCAGATCGAGCTGTACGATCTCGTTTTCGCAGCCCAGCGGGCCGGGCGCGAGGCGCTTGCGCCGGGTGTGGAGTGCCGCGAGGTGGACCGGGTGACCCGTCATGTGCTGGACGCCGCGGGGTACGGTGAGCGGCTCGGGGCGTGGACCGGGCACGGTGTGGGACTCGAAATCGACGAGGACCCTCAATTGTCGCCTGCCGCCATGGGTAAACTGGACGCTTGCGTGCCGGTCACCGTCGAGCCGGGGGTTCACATCCCGGGCCGTGGGGGTGTCCGGATCGATGACACCCTCGTCGTCCGCCCCGAGGCGGACGGCGGACCCGAGCTACTCACGATCACGACCAAGGAGCTGCTCGCGCTGTGA
- a CDS encoding Pro-rich N-terminal domain-containing protein, protein MQYAVGAPLPPPRGQASLGATMNWTPHPGAHTPPLSPPAPAAPPAQQPAPGQGWHGPAPQQAPPTPHSTDITGHVQLPPGAPVPLPSPPTDTAAPDAAHAAVAVLLIGPAGAGKTSVARHWADTRRVPTAHISLDDVREWVRSGFADPQAGWNDHSEAQYRLARRTCGFAARNFLANGISCILDDAVFPDRPVVGLGGWKRHVGPGLLPIVLLPGLEIVLERNARRSGNRRLSDEEVARIHGRMAGWYGSGLPIIDNSQHDVATTVRVLDDVVARSIASPPNW, encoded by the coding sequence ATGCAGTACGCAGTGGGGGCTCCGCTGCCACCGCCCCGCGGGCAGGCATCACTTGGGGCCACGATGAACTGGACGCCCCACCCGGGAGCGCACACCCCGCCCCTCTCGCCGCCGGCCCCCGCCGCCCCGCCCGCGCAGCAGCCCGCCCCCGGTCAGGGCTGGCACGGGCCCGCGCCCCAGCAGGCCCCGCCCACGCCGCACAGCACGGACATCACCGGCCATGTGCAGCTGCCCCCGGGCGCCCCGGTGCCGCTGCCCAGCCCGCCCACCGACACCGCGGCGCCGGACGCCGCGCATGCGGCCGTCGCGGTGCTGCTCATCGGCCCGGCCGGAGCCGGCAAGACCAGCGTGGCGCGCCACTGGGCCGACACCCGGCGGGTCCCGACGGCCCACATCAGCCTCGACGACGTCCGCGAATGGGTCCGGTCCGGCTTCGCCGACCCGCAGGCCGGCTGGAACGACCACTCCGAGGCGCAGTACCGCCTCGCCCGCCGCACCTGCGGCTTCGCGGCCCGCAACTTCCTGGCCAACGGCATCTCCTGCATCCTCGACGACGCCGTCTTCCCCGACCGGCCGGTCGTCGGCCTCGGCGGCTGGAAGCGCCATGTGGGCCCCGGCCTGCTGCCGATCGTGCTGCTGCCCGGCCTGGAGATCGTCCTGGAGCGCAACGCCCGGCGCAGCGGCAACCGCCGCCTGTCCGACGAAGAGGTGGCCAGGATCCACGGGCGGATGGCCGGCTGGTACGGCTCCGGACTGCCGATCATCGACAATTCCCAGCACGACGTCGCCACGACCGTGCGGGTGCTGGACGACGTCGTCGCCCGCAGCATCGCCAGCCCGCCGAACTGGTAG
- the aroQ gene encoding type II 3-dehydroquinate dehydratase, which produces MNGTRGKARRVLVLNGPNLGRLGSREPEVYGATSYAGLVQECARLGKELGFEAEVRETNDEGEMIRWLHEAADGSIPVVINPGAFTHYSYGMRDAAAQRTAPLIEVHISNPYAREEFRHNSVLAAVASGTVAGFGIGSYRLALRALAEELDG; this is translated from the coding sequence GTGAACGGCACGCGCGGCAAGGCCCGTCGGGTGCTCGTCCTCAACGGCCCCAACCTCGGCCGGCTGGGCTCCCGTGAGCCCGAGGTCTACGGCGCCACCTCCTACGCCGGGCTGGTCCAGGAGTGCGCCCGGCTCGGCAAGGAGCTGGGGTTCGAGGCCGAGGTCCGGGAGACCAACGACGAGGGGGAGATGATCCGCTGGCTGCACGAGGCCGCCGACGGGTCGATTCCGGTCGTCATCAACCCCGGTGCCTTCACGCACTACTCGTACGGTATGCGGGACGCGGCCGCCCAGCGCACCGCCCCGCTGATCGAGGTGCACATCTCGAACCCGTACGCCCGCGAGGAGTTCCGCCACAATTCGGTCCTCGCGGCCGTCGCCAGCGGTACGGTCGCCGGCTTCGGCATCGGCTCGTACCGGCTCGCGCTCCGTGCGCTGGCCGAGGAGCTGGACGGCTGA
- the aroB gene encoding 3-dehydroquinate synthase gives MTEQATRIQVGGTAGTDPYEVLVGRQLLGELPALIGESAKRVAVLHPEALAATGEALREDLASQGYEAIAIQLPNAEESKTAEVAAYCWKALGQSGFTRSDVIVGVGGGATTDLAGFVAATWLRGVRWIAVPTTVLGMVDAAVGGKTGINTAEGKNLVGAFHPPAGVLCDLAALDSLPVNDYVSGLAEVIKAGFIADPAILELIESDPEAAKRPDGAHTAELIERAIRVKAEVVSADLKESGLREILNYGHTLAHAIEKNERYNWRHGAAVSVGMVFAAELGRIAGRLDDATADRHRSVLESVGLPLTYRGDQWPKLLETMKVDKKSRGDRLRFIVLDGLAKPTVLEGPDPAMLLAAHAEIAA, from the coding sequence ATGACGGAGCAGGCCACCCGTATCCAGGTCGGCGGCACGGCGGGCACCGACCCGTACGAGGTGCTCGTCGGGCGGCAGCTGCTCGGCGAACTCCCGGCCCTCATCGGTGAGAGCGCGAAGCGGGTAGCGGTGCTGCACCCGGAGGCGCTGGCCGCCACCGGCGAGGCGCTGCGCGAGGACCTCGCCTCTCAGGGCTACGAGGCGATCGCCATCCAGCTCCCGAACGCCGAGGAGTCCAAGACCGCCGAGGTCGCGGCGTACTGCTGGAAGGCGCTCGGCCAGTCCGGCTTCACCCGCAGTGACGTGATCGTGGGCGTCGGCGGCGGTGCCACCACCGACCTGGCCGGCTTCGTCGCCGCGACCTGGCTGCGCGGGGTGCGCTGGATCGCCGTGCCGACCACCGTGCTCGGCATGGTGGACGCCGCGGTCGGCGGCAAGACCGGCATCAACACCGCCGAGGGCAAGAACCTCGTCGGCGCCTTCCACCCGCCGGCCGGGGTCCTGTGCGACCTGGCCGCGCTGGACTCGCTGCCGGTCAACGACTACGTCTCGGGTCTGGCCGAGGTCATCAAGGCCGGCTTCATCGCCGACCCGGCGATCCTCGAACTGATCGAGTCGGACCCGGAGGCCGCCAAGCGCCCGGACGGTGCGCACACCGCCGAGCTGATCGAGCGGGCGATCCGGGTCAAGGCCGAGGTCGTCTCCGCGGACCTCAAGGAGTCCGGTCTGCGCGAGATCCTCAACTACGGCCACACCCTCGCGCACGCCATCGAGAAGAACGAGCGCTACAACTGGCGCCACGGCGCGGCCGTCTCCGTCGGCATGGTCTTCGCCGCCGAGCTCGGCCGGATCGCCGGCCGCCTGGACGACGCCACCGCCGACCGGCACCGCTCCGTCCTGGAGTCCGTCGGTCTGCCGCTGACCTACCGCGGCGACCAGTGGCCCAAGCTGCTGGAGACGATGAAGGTCGACAAGAAGTCCCGCGGCGACCGGCTGCGCTTCATCGTCCTGGACGGCCTCGCCAAGCCGACCGTCCTGGAGGGCCCGGACCCGGCCATGCTGCTCGCCGCCCACGCGGAGATCGCGGCGTGA
- a CDS encoding shikimate kinase, protein MTSPVVVLIGPPGAGKSTVGALLAERLGVGYRDTDADIVATAGRPIAEIFIDEGEPYFRELERTAVRDALESHPGVLSLGGGAILDDGTRTLLTGLPVIFLDVQLADAVKRVGLDAPRPLLAVNPRKQWRELMEHRRPLYTAAARAVIGTGERTPEQVAEAILDALELRPAAGQTPQAAHREEQA, encoded by the coding sequence ATGACGTCGCCGGTCGTCGTACTGATCGGCCCGCCCGGGGCCGGCAAGTCGACGGTGGGCGCGCTGCTGGCCGAGCGGCTGGGCGTCGGCTACCGGGACACCGACGCCGACATCGTCGCCACGGCCGGCCGGCCGATCGCCGAGATCTTCATCGACGAGGGCGAGCCGTACTTCCGCGAACTGGAGCGGACGGCGGTACGTGACGCGCTGGAGAGCCACCCCGGTGTGCTCTCGCTCGGCGGCGGCGCGATCCTGGACGACGGCACCCGCACGCTGCTGACCGGGCTGCCGGTGATCTTCCTGGACGTGCAACTCGCCGACGCGGTCAAGCGGGTGGGCCTCGACGCGCCCCGCCCGCTGCTGGCCGTCAACCCCCGCAAGCAGTGGCGCGAGCTGATGGAACACCGCCGCCCGCTGTACACCGCGGCCGCGCGCGCCGTGATCGGGACGGGGGAGCGCACCCCCGAGCAGGTCGCCGAGGCGATCCTGGACGCTTTGGAGCTACGGCCGGCCGCGGGGCAGACCCCGCAGGCCGCCCACAGGGAGGAACAGGCATGA
- the aroC gene encoding chorismate synthase — protein sequence MSRLRWLTAGESHGPALVATLEGLPAGVPITTELVADALARRRLGYGRGARMKFEQDEVTFLGGVRHGLSLGSPVAVMVGNTEWPKWEQVMAADPVDPDELAALARNAPLTRPRPGHADLAGMQKYGFDEARPILERASARETAARVALGAVARSFLKETAGIEIVSHVVELAAAKAPYGVYPKPSDVTKLDADPVRCLDADASKAMVAEIDQAHKDGDTLGGVVEVLAYGVPVGLGSHVHWDRRLDARLAAALMGIQAIKGVEVGDGFDLARVPGSKAHDEILSTDDGIKRSSGRSGGTEGGLTTGELLRVRAAMKPIATVPKALATIDVSTGEAAKAHHQRSDVCAVPAAGIVAEAMVALVLADAVVEKFGGDSVPETRRNVQTFLDNLAIR from the coding sequence TTGAGCAGGTTGCGCTGGCTGACGGCGGGGGAGTCGCACGGCCCCGCACTCGTGGCGACGCTGGAGGGCCTTCCGGCCGGAGTCCCGATCACCACGGAGCTGGTGGCGGACGCCCTGGCCCGGCGCCGGCTCGGCTACGGCCGCGGTGCCCGGATGAAGTTCGAGCAGGACGAGGTCACGTTCCTGGGCGGGGTGCGGCACGGCCTGTCGCTGGGCTCGCCGGTGGCCGTGATGGTCGGCAACACCGAGTGGCCCAAGTGGGAGCAGGTGATGGCGGCCGATCCGGTGGACCCGGACGAGCTGGCCGCACTGGCCCGTAACGCGCCGCTGACCCGCCCCCGTCCCGGCCACGCCGACCTCGCCGGCATGCAGAAGTACGGCTTCGACGAGGCCCGTCCGATCCTGGAGCGCGCCTCCGCCCGTGAGACCGCCGCCCGGGTGGCCCTGGGCGCGGTCGCCCGCTCCTTCCTCAAGGAGACGGCCGGTATCGAGATCGTCTCGCACGTCGTCGAGCTGGCCGCGGCCAAGGCCCCGTACGGGGTCTACCCGAAGCCCTCCGACGTGACGAAGCTGGACGCCGACCCGGTGCGCTGCCTGGACGCGGACGCCAGCAAGGCGATGGTCGCCGAGATCGACCAGGCCCACAAGGACGGCGACACCCTCGGTGGTGTGGTCGAGGTGCTGGCGTACGGCGTGCCGGTGGGTCTCGGTTCGCACGTCCACTGGGACCGCCGGCTGGACGCCCGGCTGGCCGCCGCCCTCATGGGCATCCAGGCGATCAAGGGCGTCGAGGTCGGCGACGGCTTCGACCTGGCGCGGGTGCCGGGCTCGAAGGCCCATGACGAGATCCTCTCGACCGACGACGGGATCAAGCGCAGCTCGGGCCGCTCCGGCGGCACCGAGGGCGGGCTGACGACCGGCGAGCTCCTGCGGGTGCGCGCCGCGATGAAGCCGATCGCGACGGTGCCGAAGGCGCTGGCGACCATCGACGTGAGCACGGGTGAGGCGGCCAAGGCGCACCACCAGCGCTCGGACGTCTGCGCCGTGCCGGCCGCGGGCATCGTCGCCGAGGCGATGGTGGCCCTGGTCCTGGCGGACGCGGTGGTGGAGAAGTTCGGCGGCGACAGCGTGCCGGAGACCCGCCGCAACGTGCAGACCTTCCTCGACAACCTGGCGATCCGATGA
- a CDS encoding shikimate dehydrogenase: MSATRRAAVLGSPIAHSLSPVLHRAAYRELGLSDWTYDRHEVDEAALPAFMERLDATWAGLSLTMPLKRAVIPLLDEISPTAASVEAVNTVVLTADGRRLGDNTDIPGMLAALRERGVRQVERASVLGAGATASSALAALSRICTGEVTAYVRSRARADEMRGWGERLGVTVRTAAWEDAGAAFEAPLTIATTPAGTADALAAAVPERPGTLFDVLYEPWPTTLATAWAARGGAVVGGLDLLVHQAVLQVEQMTGRSPAPLAAMRTAGEAALAAR; this comes from the coding sequence ATGAGCGCCACCCGTCGAGCCGCGGTGCTCGGCTCCCCGATTGCCCATTCCCTTTCGCCGGTGCTGCACCGCGCCGCTTACCGGGAACTGGGGCTGAGCGACTGGACGTACGACCGCCACGAGGTCGACGAGGCGGCGCTGCCCGCCTTCATGGAGCGCCTGGATGCCACCTGGGCGGGCCTCTCGCTGACCATGCCGCTCAAGCGGGCGGTGATCCCGTTGCTCGACGAGATCAGCCCCACCGCGGCCTCGGTCGAGGCGGTGAACACCGTCGTCCTCACCGCCGACGGACGACGTCTCGGCGACAACACCGACATCCCGGGCATGCTCGCCGCACTGCGCGAGCGCGGGGTGCGGCAGGTCGAGCGGGCGTCGGTGCTGGGCGCCGGCGCCACCGCCTCCTCGGCGCTCGCCGCGCTCTCGCGCATCTGCACCGGTGAGGTCACCGCGTACGTCCGCAGCCGGGCGCGCGCCGACGAGATGCGGGGCTGGGGGGAGCGGCTGGGCGTCACGGTCCGCACCGCCGCCTGGGAGGACGCCGGCGCGGCGTTCGAGGCGCCGCTGACCATCGCCACCACCCCAGCGGGGACCGCCGACGCGCTCGCCGCCGCCGTCCCCGAGCGGCCCGGCACGCTCTTCGACGTCCTCTACGAGCCCTGGCCGACGACGCTGGCCACCGCCTGGGCCGCCCGCGGTGGCGCCGTGGTGGGCGGCCTGGACCTGCTGGTGCACCAGGCCGTACTCCAGGTGGAGCAGATGACGGGGCGGTCTCCGGCGCCCCTGGCCGCGATGCGCACGGCCGGCGAGGCGGCGCTCGCCGCCCGCTGA
- the mltG gene encoding endolytic transglycosylase MltG, whose product MTEYGRGYGSEPWHPEDPLYGEQGSSRGQAQQPPWDGQQAARYPQQQDPYAQQQYNGGWDGTQGGQLPYDPYDPYGQQPPVDPYSGTSPDYYATPDAYPPPQPQHLQQQAQQQQMQQQQQYQQPHPQQQGPYPPQAEPHYDEHDGPGDDWRADPEPREPEPEHAFFAGDGGDDDHDDNDPREARRAGRERRGKKNKRRSGTACLVVALVFAGAVGAVGYFGYDFFMAHFGSAPDYEGEGSGEIQVDIPDGSTLSEMGQILQREGVIKSPGAFTEAAGENKKANSMQPGTYTLRKQMSGAAAIELMLDPKSRNGLTIREGLRAADVYKLIDQKLHLKTGTTKGVAKRDAKNLGLPSWANDSSKMKDPLEGFLYPSTYSVGGKVKPAEVLKQMVARANQVYTKYDLEGNARKLKLDSPMQLLTVASLTQAEGKYKHDFVKVARVVYNRLKPNNTETYGLLDFDSTVNYAKSQSTLDTGSVDNLRNFNDPYNTYKFKGLPPGPIGNPGEVALKSAIDPAKGDWYYFVSINPEKTLFAETNEQHERNRRIYEKEQEKNKQ is encoded by the coding sequence ATGACCGAGTATGGCCGGGGCTACGGCTCCGAACCGTGGCATCCCGAGGACCCGCTCTACGGCGAGCAGGGTTCCTCCAGAGGCCAGGCGCAGCAGCCGCCGTGGGACGGACAGCAGGCCGCCCGGTATCCCCAGCAGCAGGACCCGTATGCCCAGCAGCAGTACAACGGGGGCTGGGACGGTACGCAGGGCGGGCAGCTGCCGTACGACCCGTACGACCCCTACGGGCAGCAGCCGCCGGTCGACCCGTACAGCGGAACGAGCCCGGACTACTACGCCACGCCCGACGCCTATCCGCCGCCCCAGCCCCAGCACCTGCAGCAGCAGGCGCAACAGCAGCAGATGCAGCAGCAACAGCAGTACCAGCAGCCGCATCCGCAGCAGCAGGGCCCGTATCCGCCGCAGGCGGAGCCGCACTACGACGAGCACGACGGCCCCGGTGACGACTGGCGGGCCGACCCCGAGCCCCGTGAGCCGGAGCCGGAGCACGCGTTCTTCGCGGGCGACGGCGGGGACGACGACCACGACGACAACGACCCCCGCGAGGCGCGCCGGGCCGGCCGCGAGCGCCGCGGCAAGAAGAACAAGCGGCGCAGCGGTACCGCCTGCCTGGTCGTCGCGCTGGTCTTCGCCGGAGCCGTGGGCGCGGTCGGCTACTTCGGCTACGACTTCTTCATGGCCCACTTCGGATCGGCCCCCGACTACGAGGGGGAGGGGTCCGGCGAGATCCAGGTCGACATTCCGGACGGTTCGACGCTCTCGGAAATGGGGCAGATCCTCCAGCGCGAGGGCGTCATCAAGAGCCCCGGAGCCTTTACCGAGGCGGCCGGCGAGAACAAGAAGGCGAACAGCATGCAGCCGGGGACGTACACGCTGCGCAAGCAGATGTCGGGCGCCGCGGCCATCGAACTGATGCTGGACCCCAAGAGCCGTAACGGCCTCACGATCCGTGAGGGGCTGCGGGCCGCCGACGTCTACAAACTCATCGACCAAAAGCTGCACCTCAAGACGGGGACGACCAAGGGCGTCGCCAAGCGCGACGCCAAGAACCTCGGGCTGCCGTCGTGGGCGAACGACTCCTCGAAGATGAAGGACCCGCTGGAGGGCTTCCTCTATCCGTCGACGTACAGCGTCGGCGGAAAGGTGAAGCCGGCCGAGGTCCTGAAGCAGATGGTGGCGAGGGCGAACCAGGTCTATACGAAATACGACCTGGAAGGGAATGCCCGCAAGCTCAAGCTCGACTCGCCGATGCAGCTGCTCACCGTCGCCAGCCTCACGCAGGCCGAGGGCAAGTACAAGCACGACTTCGTCAAGGTCGCGCGCGTCGTCTACAACCGTCTCAAGCCGAACAACACCGAGACGTACGGCCTGCTGGACTTCGACTCGACGGTGAACTACGCGAAGTCCCAGAGCACGCTGGACACCGGATCCGTCGACAACCTGCGGAATTTCAACGATCCCTACAACACCTACAAGTTCAAGGGACTGCCGCCGGGCCCGATCGGCAATCCGGGTGAGGTGGCGCTCAAGTCGGCCATCGACCCGGCCAAGGGCGACTGGTACTACTTCGTCTCGATCAACCCGGAAAAGACGCTGTTCGCCGAGACGAACGAACAGCACGAGCGCAACCGGCGCATCTACGAAAAGGAACAAGAGAAGAACAAGCAATGA
- the ruvX gene encoding Holliday junction resolvase RuvX, translated as MRRGRRIAVDVGDARIGVASCDPDGVLATPVETVPGRDVPAAHRRLRAIVAEYEPLEVVVGLPRSLNGGEGPAAAKVRAFAQELARNIAPVGVRLVDERMSTVTATQGLRASGVRSKKGRSVVDQAAAVVILQSALETERSSGAPPGESVEVVI; from the coding sequence ATGCGACGCGGACGGCGTATCGCGGTGGATGTCGGGGACGCCCGCATCGGGGTCGCCTCGTGCGACCCCGACGGGGTCCTCGCGACCCCCGTCGAGACCGTGCCGGGACGTGACGTCCCGGCCGCGCACCGCCGGCTCCGTGCGATCGTCGCGGAGTACGAGCCGCTCGAGGTCGTGGTCGGCCTGCCCCGCTCCCTGAATGGGGGAGAGGGGCCGGCCGCGGCCAAGGTCCGGGCCTTCGCCCAGGAGCTGGCCCGGAACATCGCACCCGTAGGGGTCCGGCTGGTCGATGAGCGGATGTCGACGGTCACCGCGACCCAGGGCCTGCGGGCCTCGGGCGTGCGCAGCAAGAAGGGCCGCTCGGTGGTCGACCAGGCGGCCGCGGTGGTGATCCTGCAGAGCGCGCTGGAGACCGAACGCAGCTCGGGGGCACCCCCGGGAGAGAGCGTCGAAGTGGTCATCTGA